A genomic region of Dickeya solani IPO 2222 contains the following coding sequences:
- a CDS encoding ATP-grasp domain-containing protein, translating to MSTIDALMLDAGFSALPLLEACLEQGVAIGVCSGKPGDPGHIRATRSIVEDYSDKEAILGIVRKKNIKAILPGVTDVSYETGAWVAQSLGMPGFDSVETTAILLKKDVFRAYAQRKGLPIPKAVRDIESVGQLSYPILVKPVDAYSGRGITQVQREQDILPAYQSAASASVSGQVVIEEFKQGSLHSHSAFIRNGEIVCEFFVDEYCTVYPYQVNSSCVAHQMSETLKNAVSDCINSIVADLKLCDGLLHTQFIANGDDFWLIELTRRCPGDLYCQLIRYSTDIPYAEYFVAPFLSLPSTFANKRPAARHYVARHTVSVSEKTIFNALRYHQLPGELLESVVLKKSGEVLNPAPGDRAAVVFMTFNDKAHLLKNTGNLKHHLVVSHSFLGKEK from the coding sequence ATGTCGACTATAGATGCCTTAATGCTTGATGCGGGTTTTTCGGCGCTGCCTCTGCTGGAGGCGTGCCTGGAACAGGGCGTTGCGATTGGTGTGTGCAGTGGTAAACCCGGCGATCCTGGTCATATCCGGGCAACCCGGTCGATTGTCGAAGATTATTCGGACAAAGAGGCCATTCTCGGCATTGTCAGAAAGAAAAATATTAAGGCTATTTTGCCCGGAGTGACGGATGTCTCTTACGAAACCGGCGCCTGGGTTGCGCAATCGCTGGGCATGCCCGGTTTCGATTCGGTTGAGACAACGGCGATCCTGCTGAAAAAGGATGTGTTTCGTGCTTATGCGCAGCGTAAGGGACTGCCGATTCCTAAGGCGGTGCGTGACATTGAGTCGGTGGGGCAACTGTCGTATCCGATTCTGGTCAAGCCTGTCGATGCCTACAGTGGCCGCGGTATTACCCAGGTTCAGCGTGAGCAGGATATTCTGCCGGCTTACCAGTCGGCCGCGTCGGCATCGGTAAGCGGCCAGGTGGTAATAGAAGAGTTCAAGCAGGGATCGCTGCACAGCCATTCGGCGTTCATTCGTAATGGCGAGATTGTCTGTGAGTTCTTTGTTGATGAATATTGCACCGTCTACCCTTATCAGGTGAACAGCAGCTGTGTGGCTCATCAAATGAGTGAAACGCTGAAAAATGCCGTCAGTGACTGCATCAACAGTATTGTTGCCGACCTGAAGTTATGTGACGGCTTGCTGCATACGCAATTTATCGCCAATGGCGACGATTTTTGGCTGATCGAACTGACCCGGCGCTGCCCGGGCGATTTATATTGCCAGCTGATTCGTTACTCCACCGATATCCCTTATGCGGAATACTTTGTGGCGCCTTTTTTATCGCTGCCGTCGACATTCGCCAATAAGCGGCCGGCGGCCCGCCATTATGTAGCCAGACATACCGTATCGGTGTCTGAAAAAACGATCTTTAACGCGCTGCGTTATCACCAGTTGCCCGGTGAATTACTGGAGAGTGTCGTGCTGAAAAAAAGCGGCGAAGTGCTGAATCCGGCGCCAGGCGATCGGGCTGCCGTCGTCTTTATGACCTTCAATGATAAAGCGCATCTGCTAAAAAATACCGGAAACCTGAAACACCATCTGGTGGTGAGCCACTCTTTTCTGGGGAAAGAGAAATGA
- a CDS encoding DegT/DnrJ/EryC1/StrS family aminotransferase: MSKNIYVTSPLLPPLDEFTPYLEKIWDNKYLTNGGPFHQQLEHALAEYLGVKHLCLFTNGTLALLTALQALRITGEVITTPYSFVATSHSLLWNNLKPVFVDIDPVTCNLDPKKIEEAITPLTSAILPVHCYGIPCDVDRIQNIADVYGLKVIYDAAHSFGVKKDGDSILNYGDLSILSFHATKVFNTIEGGAIICPDAKMKKRIDYLKNFGFADETTVVAPGINGKMNEVQAAFGLLQLNYIDQALEDRKRIYRYYRDGLAQINSIRTLSVPDSIDWNYAYFPLFVNDYSFDVREKLYGALKEHGIMSRRYFYPLISSFPMYRGLGSASAENLPVATDIANAVLCLPIYPGLETGDQDRIIEIIGRTLSENVR; this comes from the coding sequence GCCACCGCTTGATGAATTTACGCCCTATCTGGAAAAGATATGGGATAACAAATATCTGACGAACGGCGGACCTTTTCACCAGCAGCTTGAGCACGCTCTGGCTGAATATCTGGGCGTTAAACATCTGTGTCTGTTCACGAACGGCACGCTGGCGCTGCTGACGGCGCTGCAGGCGTTGCGCATCACCGGCGAAGTCATCACCACGCCTTACTCGTTTGTGGCGACATCTCACTCGTTATTGTGGAATAACCTCAAGCCTGTCTTTGTCGATATTGATCCGGTTACCTGCAACCTGGATCCCAAAAAGATTGAAGAAGCGATTACGCCGCTCACCTCCGCCATTCTGCCCGTCCACTGTTATGGTATTCCTTGCGATGTTGATCGAATCCAGAATATTGCGGATGTCTACGGCCTGAAGGTGATTTATGACGCCGCACACTCTTTCGGTGTGAAAAAGGATGGCGACAGTATTCTGAATTATGGCGATCTCTCGATTCTGAGTTTCCATGCGACCAAGGTGTTCAACACCATTGAAGGCGGCGCCATTATTTGTCCCGACGCCAAAATGAAGAAACGGATCGATTATCTGAAAAACTTCGGCTTTGCGGATGAAACCACCGTGGTTGCCCCCGGCATTAACGGCAAAATGAACGAAGTGCAGGCGGCGTTTGGCTTATTGCAACTGAATTATATCGATCAGGCGCTGGAAGACAGGAAACGCATTTACCGCTATTACCGTGACGGGCTGGCTCAGATTAATAGCATCAGGACGCTGAGCGTGCCGGATTCAATTGACTGGAATTATGCCTATTTCCCGCTTTTTGTTAATGATTACTCGTTCGATGTGCGCGAGAAACTTTATGGCGCCTTAAAAGAGCACGGCATCATGTCACGCCGGTATTTCTACCCGTTGATCAGCAGTTTCCCGATGTACCGCGGCCTTGGCAGCGCGAGCGCCGAGAATTTGCCGGTAGCGACCGACATCGCCAACGCTGTGCTGTGTCTGCCCATTTATCCGGGGCTGGAAACCGGCGATCAGGACCGCATCATTGAGATTATTGGGCGCACATTGAGTGAAAACGTGCGTTAA